The genomic window CATCAGTGCGCAGCCTACAAAAATCAACAAAAATTGCGATTTCTGTTTCTGCGCTCGCTTTTTTGAATTACAATATGCGAGCCTTAAAAACAGGCAACTAAGTAATTAAACCATCAACCTTGGATTAACAAAAATCGGGCGTGTCGGCTATTTTCCAACGAAAAATGGCAGAAAACTACAGCTAGTGCAGCCTCTGCCATTTGCAACTAAATATACAATAATTATTCAATAATCATCTAAATAATCATTCGAAAATCACTTAAATAATTATTCAATAATCACTTAGATTCGCGCTCCAAACGCATACGATGTCCTTCTTCTTGGGAAACACCATAATACGCTGCAATCGCAATATCTTTCATATCTTCGATTTGAGGAATACGAGGATTTGCAGGAGCGCACTGATCTTCGTAAGCACGCATGCCAATCTGATCCAACAAAGACCAATAGTATTCTTCATCCACACCGCATGCCTTAAACGAAGCATCCATACTAAGAAGATTATCTCGATAATTTTCAACAGCGCGCGCCAAATTCTCAACGCCCTCTTGAGGAGTTTTACCAGGATCTATGCCAAGATTCTTTGCAATCTGCTGGTATCGCTCCGGAGCGATGTAGCGATTGTACTTTGGCCAGCTTGTAGGCTCTTGTGGAATTTGACCATTGTAGCGAATCACATAAGGCAGCAAAATTGCATTCGTGTGGCCGTGAGCAACATGGCACAAAGCTCCGATTGTATGTGCCATTGCGTGGCACATACCAAGGAACGCCGAACCAAACGCCATTCCAGCCATAGTAGCCGCATTATGCATTTTTTCTTGAGCTTGAATCTTGCGTTCGGAATTATTGGAATTCACAGAATCGTTAAGATTATCCCAAATCAACTTTGCTGCATGCAATGCCATTGCGTCCGTAAAGTCGTTAGCATAAACAGAAGCAAAAGCTTCCATAGAGTGCGTCAAAGCGTCAAAACCAGAATCGCAAGCCAAGCGACGAGGCTGTGTGCGTGCCAAAACTGGATCCACGATTGCCACCGAAGGCGTAATTGCGTAGTCAGTAATTGGGTACTTGTAGCCAGTCTTATGATCTGTAATAACTGCAAACGGAGTAACTTCCGATCCTGTTCCAGAAGACGTTGGTACACAAATCAAGCAAGCCTTTTTACCAAGAGGCGGAATCTTAAATGCGCGCTTTCTAATATCGAAGAACTTTTCGCGCAAATCAGCGAAGGAAATTTCTGGATGCTCGTAAAGAAGCCACATAATTTTTGCAGCATCCATAGGAGATCCGCCGCCAACAGCAATAATCGTATCTGGCTGGAACTCTTCGCGCATCATTTCGGCGCCGCGTTCAACAGTTTCAACGCTTGGCTCTGGCTCAACGTAGTCAATAATCCTAAACGTTACGCGATTGTCTCTAGCGCGAAGCTGATCAATTACCTTGTCTATAATGCCAAGCTGCTCCATAACTTTATCGCACACAATAACTGCGCGCTCAATGCCATACATGTCTCGCAAATAGCGAACAGCATTCGGCTCAAAATACGTTTTGGCCGGAATCTTGAACCACTGCATATTATTATTCCTTCGCGCTATGCGCTTTATATTAATAAGATTTACTGCTTGAACATTTCCAGAAACAGAGTTTCCACCATAAGAACCACAGCCTAAAGTGAGAGAAGGTGCGATTGCGTTGTAGATGTCACCAACACCACCCAAAGATCCTGGGGAGTTCCAAATGATTCGGCAAGCGTGCATGCGGCTGCCATATTCGCGAGCAAGCTGCTGATTATTAGTGTGAATCACAGCAGTGTGACCAGCTCCGTGAACAAGCATCTTCTCGCACATTTCAAAGCCTTGTTCCTTGTTATCTGCGCGAAGCAAAGCGTGAACAGGAGCCAACTTTTCCATTGTTAGAGGCTCCATCTCGCCAACTTCCTTGCACTCGGCAATAAGGATCACAGCATCTTCTGGAATATCAAACCCAGCTTCATGCGCAATATATTGAGGAGATTTTCCTGGAACAACTGAATTAAGCTTAGGAGTTTGACCTGAATACGAAGTGCAACCAAACATATACTGTTCAAGTTTCGCTTTTTCATCAGCGTTAACGAAATATGCTTTTCTGCGCTTCAATTCCTTTAACAATGGCTCATACACGTCTTTATGCGCAATAATCGCCTGCTCTGTTGCGCAAATCATACCGTAATCAAAATGCTTTGAAAGCACCAAATCGTTTGCAGCGCGCACAACATCTACGTCCGCATCAACATATGCTGGAGCGTTTCCTGCACCAACGCCAAGTGCTGGCTTACCCGAAGAATAAGCAGCCTTAACCATTCCAGGACCGCCTGTTGCAAGAATTGTTGCAACATCTGGGTGCTTCATTAAAGCTCCCGTAGCTTCGATTGATGGATGTTCAATCCACTGAATGCAATTTTCTGGCGCGCCTGCTTCTATCGCTGCATCGCGCACAACTCTTGCCGCTTCTGCGGAGCATTTTTGAGCGAATGGATGGAAGCCAAAAATAATTGGGCAACGAGTTTTAAGAGCAATTAGCGATTTAAAAATGGCTGTAGATGTTGGGTTTGTGACTGGAGTCACGCCTGCTACTATGCCAACTGGCTCAGCGATTTCATCGATTCCAAGAACATCATCTTCGCGAATAATGCCTACTGTGCGCTGGCCTGCAAGATAATGGGTAATGTGTTCGCATGCAAAAATGTTTTTTGTGGCTTTATCTTCAACTAATCCTCTGCCTGTTTCTTCAACAGCCATTTTTGCTAAGACTAAATGCTTGTTTAACGCTGCAATAGACGCTTTTGCTACTATTCTGTCTACTTGCTCCTGATTTAATTTTTCAAACTCTTCTAAAGCAACCTTTGCTTTTTTAGCTAATTCATCTACTTCTCGTTTGGCTGCTAATGCGGATTGCTCTTTTTCATCAAGCACTGTTTCTTGCGCCTTTTCTTGCGCCTGCGCCATTTGGTCCTCCTCGATCATTCATATATTTTTATATTTACATTTCATATGCAGACATTTACATGAAGAATCTTCTTTATAAACACATCTTAAATGTCTAACAATGTGATACAGTTCACAATCTACTTGATTTACTGTACTATTTTGGATTTGCAGCGAGTTGCGCTATTTATGAGCGAGGTTTATCCTCTAATGTTCGTTATTTGTTATTATTTGTGACTATTTATGTGCGATTATCCTCTAAATTTTCTAGAATGTTAGATTTAATGATTACTTATAAACGATTAATAACATTTAGAACATTCAACCGCATTAGATACAAAAAATGGCTTCCAGCAAAAGCCAGAAGCCATTGAAAATATAAATTCTTCGCAGCTTAACGCTTTGAGAACTGAGGTGCACGACGTGCCTTGTGCAAACCAGCCTTCTTGCGCTCCACAACGCGAGCGTCGCGAGTCAAGAAGCCAGCCTTCTTCAAGGAAGCACGGTTTGCATCACGGTCAATAGCATTCAAAGCACGAGCAACACCCAAACGGATTGCACCTGCCTGACCAGTGGTGCCGCCACCGTCTACAAGCACGACAACGTCGAACTTACCTTCAAGCTTCAAAAGCACAAATGGGGAATTAACTTCACGCTGCAATAAGCGAGATGGGAAGTATTCCTCAAGAGCGCGACCATTAATAGTCCACTTGCCAGTGCCTGGAATCAAACGAACGCGAGCAACGGCTTCCTTACGACGACCAGTGCCATAGCCTGGAGCAACGGCAGAAGTACCAGTGCCTGCGCCAGCGTTTGTCTCAGTTGTATAGCTAGTCAGTTCTTCTTCATTCTCAAGAACCGCGGAGTTGTTGTTATCTACCATAATCATATTCTCCTTACGATTCACTTAGCCTGCTGAGAGACCTGAGAGATCTCGAAGACCTGTGGTTTTTGCGAAATATGAGGATGCTCAGCACCAGTGAACACACGAAGGCGATCAAGCTGAACCTTAGCAAGACGATTCTTTGGAAGCATTCCCCTCACAGCGGAAACGATGATGCGCTTTGGATTCTTCTCCAAAAGCTCAGCATAGCTATCGCGACGAAGTCCACCTGGACGACCAGAGTGAGAATACAATTCCTTGCTCAACTTATTGCCAGTTAAAGCAATCTTATCTGCATTAATGATAATGACGTGATTGCCAGAATCAGCATGAGGAGCAAATGTTGGCTTATTCTTACCACGCAGCAAAATGGCTACCTGGGAAGCCAAACGACCAAGCACCACATCAGTGGCGTCGATAATATACCAGTCATGAGTTAAATCTGCTGGTTTCGGTGTGAAAGTCTTCACAATCGTACCTTTTCTCTATTGTGTTTCGAGCTTTATATCTTCTTGGTTTATAGGAGATATGCTGCTCATAATCCGTGGGCTCCCTGAAAGTCCTCGATGGCGAGTGGGAAAAGCGCTTTGAAGGACCCCTTAGGGAAACACAACAATCTGCAAGTATATCGCCATATGACGACTATTTGCAAGTTTCTATTTTACATACAATGCGGACTGCAACGCTCGCGAATATCAACAAACGCTACAGCCCGCAATTAATCACGCATCTAGAACTACTTATTCATGATTTGCGCTAAAGACTTAACTCTAGGCAAGTCAAATAAGTTGTCTAAAAGAACAGGATTACAATTAGCATCAGCCAAAGGAATACGCCAATTTGGATATTCATCATTGGTACCAGGCTGATTCTGAGCACGATGCTCGCCCGTTGCATCAACAATGGATGCAGCAAGCAGCTTGGAAGGAGCAGCTTTAAGTGCTCGATATAATGCTTCTACAATCTCTTGCTCATGCTCAGATTCATTTTCTAGAGCCTTCTTGTCTAAGAAACCTCCAGAAACAAGCATTTTCAGCATCGCATTATGCTCTTTAACAGCACCAGCGCGGAATTCTTCTACGGATCCCGAAAGAAGATTCAAACGCTCGCGAATATTAACGTGCTCGTAGTTTAAGTAGCCTGCAGCCGGTGGCAAATCGTGAGTATTTACAGAAGCAAGCGTCATTTCGCGCCACTTCTTAGGCTCGCGGAATGCACCATCCCTCTGTTCAAACCACTCAACCGTGCATCCAAGAACCTTATTCTTAGCCAAAACTTCCAAAGTTTCAGCTGGCACAACACCAAGGTCTTCTCCAACTACAACACCATTTGCGCGCGTAGCTTCAATCGCAAGAATGCCAAGCATAACGTCTGCATCATAGTAAACGTAAGCTCCGTCACCTGGAGTAGATCCTTCTGGAATCCACCATAAGCGGAAAAGCCCAAGAATATGGTCAATTCGCACAGCGCCAGCAGACGCAAACATTCCGTGAACCATATCTTTGTACACTTTAAATCCAGTGCGTTCAAGCTCGAATGGATTAAGCGGAGGCTGAGACCAGTTTTGACCCTGCTGATTGAAGTAATCAGGAGGCGCACCTACGCAAGCACCATTGGCAAATCGCTCTGGATTCCACCAAACCTCGGAGCCTGCAGGATGCACGCCAACAGCCATATCCGACATAATGCCAATGCGCATACCCGCATTTTTAGCTGCAACTTGAGCATCATGCAATTGCGTAAACGCAATCCACTCAAGCCAACGATAAAACTCTAGAGTATCTGGGAATTGTTTACATAAAGCACTAATCTCATCGGAATCTTTAGTAAGATGCTTCTCCCAGCAGTCTTCTCCCTTAGGAGCACCCCACTTATCGTAGCAAAGGCACCAAGTTGCATAAGATTCAAGACGCTCACCCATGTCCTGCTTAAATGCTTCAAATTCTTCGGAGCGTTCAGCAGAAAGCCCAGACTTAAAAATAATCCACAAAGCATGCATTTTTACTCGCCACATGGAGTCTCGATCAACAATTTGAGCATCATTATTAAGAGGCTCTACTTCGTTATGAAGATCGTCAACAGTCTTACGATCCTTATCATTAAGCGAATCATATTCTGGAATTATTTCTGGGCGAATATAGGTTACATTAACCATTCCTCTTGCGACTGGCAAATAAGGAGACGGCGTTAATGGTGCAACTGGTTCACCTGCATGCAATGGGTTTACAAGCACAAAATCTGCACCTGTTTTTTTCTTTGATTGCACAAGAAGATCAGCTAAATCTGCGTAATCGCCAACACCCCAAGACTTAGAAGAACGAATGGAATAAAGCTGAGCCATCCATCCCCAAATCTGCTTTCCATCTTTTTCAAGCTTTTCTAGAGTATCAATGCTTTCTGGAGCACTAATAAGTGACGCCTCTTCTACTCGATCCGCAACGCTTATTCGTAGAGTGTGATACCCCATAGGCACGTCTGCTGGAATTGTCAACAAAGAGCTTGCCACAAAAGTGCCATTAACAGGGAACGCAACATCATCTTTACATGGAGAAATCTGCAAGTCACCTTGGTACTGTTCTCCATCTTCCAATATCAAAGTTGCTGTAGGATACTCCAAAATACCTGTGTTGATTATAACAGTGTCTTCTTTACCAACTGTATGCAACACCGTTGGAGCAACTAAACGTGTATGACGTTCCAAAAGAATCTTCTGCATTGATTCTTCAATCGCTTTATCAGTACTTGCATCTACGCACAGAGAGCGCAATACTTTTACAAGCACGTTATCAGCAATCTGATGTTCTATTCCATCCGATCCAACGAATTTGGAGCGTACTCCCATTAACTCAGCCAAACGCCTTAATGGGCTTGTCTGCTGAGTACTTTCTTCATTTTTATTGTTCATAGTTTCCATCGTAGTATATATGTGAGTTTTTTATGCAAACGTATGCAATTATTGTTTAATTTAATTTTACACTCAAGACTTATCTAAATTTTTTTATTTATTTAAAACTTTATTTATTTAAAACTTCTAATGCGGCAGAGGAAACATCTGGGTCTTTGTCTTTTGACAAAGCTATCAATGTTGACTGCGACACACCAGGATTAAGCGCCACTGCTCTTCTTACCATTGCGGAAAGTACTGGCGAATCCTTACTTTCTTCACCTACACCAAGTGAGGCTAAGTAATCTAATGTTTGTGCCCCAACGCCTTCGGTTTGAGCACCCTCGAGACGCATTTTCCATGATGTCTGCGGATTGCACAATGCAGCATCTCTAACTTCTCCGCAAGAATCTTTAGTAAGTCTTCCTACTAGCCAATTTTTAGCATTACGATTTTTAGCAACAGCTAAACGAACGTTATCAGATTTATCCTGTGAAAGTTTAACCAAAATATTAGGGAATGGCATCACTGTTGCTAGATGAATACGATCTTCTTCTGGAGTATTTATGTTGCCTGCTACAGCTTCTAGTAATGCCGTAGCCCTAGAAAATTCTGCTTGATCTGCTCTATCTGGGAGTTCTTTTACAGCAAATTCGTGAAGCTCTTTAGAATTACTGGAGTGGCGTAAACGCTCATAAATAGATGTCAAAGGCTCATAAATTTCATGAGAATCGTCATGAGAATTACTACGCGAATCATCATTGTGTTCAAGATTATTTTGATCTTGCATATCACTCATAATCTACTCACCAACCTTTTAGCTACCAATATCCAATATAATGTATCAGTTTTACGCCACAAATTCTAAAACAGACCAGGTGAGAAAACTTTATCAGGAAATCCTACTGTAAACACCACATGATTTAGGAATTATTATAGCTGAAAATGTATTTTTCACTGATTCTAAAAATCTATCTGATTCTTCAAAAGGAACACAAACCTTTAAATCTACAGAAATTCCGTATTCTTCATCCATAATTTCTGCGTTATGTTTTAGCAATAAGCGTTTAAACATTCTTAGCTGAGTATATTCGACTTTGCAAGAAAAACAATTACATTCTATGATATCTGCCATTTTGCTCGACTGTATAGCGCCAGCTGCTGCATGTGAATAAGCGCGCATCAATCCACCAGAGCCAAGCAAAATCCCACCAAAATAACGCGTAACTGTTACAACTGTATCTGTAAGATTAGAAGCCCTTACAACATCTAGAATAGGTTTCCCAGCAGTACCTGAAGGCTCTCCGTCGTCACTCATGCGCTCACACAGTCTGCCATTATTGTCTCCGCACACAGCAGCATAAGCCACGTGCCGCGCCTTAGGATGTTTTAGCCTAATAGACTCTACAAAATCTATTGCTTCTTCAAGAGTTGTTATATGGCAAGCATCTGAAATAAATTCAGACTTCTTTTCCACGAAGGCAAAGTGCGCAGGATTTTCGCATAAATCAGTTACGGTTCGCATATTATTCATACTTAATATTCAAATCGTTTTCAATTCAAACAGTTTAAACGCTATCGATAAATCATACGAAACCGTTAGAATCACAAATCACGATTTATCGTATCTCATTAAATGATCTACAACATCAACAAGTTCAGCAACTTTCTTGTCGGTAACTTTTTGATCTGAAGCATTTTGCGCCGCCTCTAAAGCTTTTGAGATTTCCTGATGAGCAACTATAAGAGCAACAGCTCTAAGAGCTGCAGTAGAAGCAGAAAGCTGCATAAGAATATTTGTATAATCTTCTCCCTTTTCGATCATATTCTCAACAGCATGAACCTGTCCACATACCCTATGTAGACGAACCAACATTTTTTCTTTATCTATGTTGTAGTCGCTCATATAAAACCTCGTAGTATAAACAGTACTTCTTACATATTGTCTATATCAAAATTGTGCGTTGTATAGTATGCATGCATAAACTACGCCACATCAATAAACTATATCTATAGAAAACGATATCTATAGAATAAATTATGCATATTATACAACGCAACAATTTTATTTGTATTTAATATTTTGTTAATATACAACGCGATATATATTTTTTCCCAAAACTATAGCACCAGCAATAAGTAATACTGCCATAGAAAGCATCAAGACACTCTCAATTTTTATACCAGCATTAAATAAAGATGTGGCACTTACAACACCTGCACGAGCATGCCTGCGCTTATTCCTTTTTGTATTTGTATATTCTGATTGGCTTTCTGCAAGAGACTCAGATCCTAAATCAGATGCTTCTTTTTTAGATTTATTATCATTCTGTTCATCAGTATTTAGGCTGGAAACCGCTGCAGAAGCTGTTCTCTTTGTTGTGCGACCATCTTTTTTATCACTATTCGTATTGCCTTTATGCACAGTTACGCTACTACCAGAATCTTTCTTAGATGACTTATCTGCTTTATCACTGTGAACATTTTTGCTACTCAAATTCTCATTATCGGCATTTTCCGTATTCTCTGCATTCACAGATTTATCTGATTTACCAGCACTACCAGCGTTTCTTGCATTATCTGATTTACCAGCATTATCTGTGTTACCAGCATTCCCAGCATTATCTGATTTACCTGATTTACCTGCGTTTGTTTTATCTACTACGCCAGCATTATTTTCTTTATCACTTTTATCGACTTTGTTACTTTCATTATTCTTTTGCGAAGAACCGTTTACATTTGTATTATCACTATTAACAGCAGAATGAGAATCAGAACCACTCTGAGAACTATCTGCATTAATATTGCTATTTTGTTTACCTTCAACATCACCAGTTTGCTTATGTTGTTTTTGCGAACCAGCATTTTGACCACCTTGATTCTGCGCAGTTTGGGTACTATTGCCTTGACTTTGTGTATTTTGATTAGTATTTGGCTGCGTATTTGACTGAGTATCTTGTTTATTATTTTGTTGCGCACCTTGATCATGAGAGTTTTGCTTGTTGACGATATTGTCTACAACAGCGCCTCCAGCAGACGTTTTTGGATCTATCTCATTCTTAGTGACTTCACCAGATTCTTCTACTTTATTATCATTGTTGTTTACTTTATTATCATTGTTATTCGTAGATACGTTATCACTTTTATTACCACCATTCGGCTTCGCATCACCACTTGGCTTTACATCACCACTCGGCTTATCACCACCATTCGGCTTAACGTCACCGTTCGGCTTCTCATCACCATTTGGCTTATTACCATTTGGTTTCACGTCATCATTTGGTTTTACATCTCCGACACTCGGCTTAGACCCACCATTCGGCTTATCACTATTCGGCTTTGCGCCACCACTCGGCTTTACATCACCAGCATTACCTGCAGAATTATTATTTACTGTTTTATGCTCTTCTTTTTCTTGAGTAAATATGCTTCTACTGTCTTCATCGTTAAACGCTGTTTTAAACGCTTCTGCTCTAGAAGAACCAGGGAAATCATATACAAACACATACATTCCACTTTCGCCCGAATTGCCAGACTTCAAATTAACAATATCGGCAACTTTCTTTCCAAGCTCTGACTCTTCTTTTTCATTACCCTTTTCACTATTGCCAACAGCACCACTATTACCAGCGCCATCCGCAGAATCTTCCTTTAGCATCACTTTTCCGTTAGCAATCGTATAAACGCCATTTCTAAGCGGAACTGACCATTCGCCAATTTTCTTGTGATTATCGTCTTCCTCAGGCTCTTTATCTGATTTTGGATTTAACTTACTCATAGACTCTTTATCAACAGTGCCATTTTCATACCCAATCCACCACAAGCGAACTTTCATATTTTCATCGCCATCAAATCCATACTCTTTATTGCCTTTAAACATTCCGTAATCTTTTGGCGCGCCACTAACAACAATCGTATCTGATACTTCATTTGAATCTTTATTTTTAGCATTTTTAACATGTTTTATGTTTACTTTTGTCATATGAGTTAAAGTAGATTGTGCTTTACCAAAACCTTCAATAAAATCACTAGAAACAAAATCTTTAACGTCATTATCTTGCTCATTTTTAGCAATAGTCCAAACCCATGTACCAAATAGTCCAGCATCTTGTTCACCAACTTTATATTCTGTTGCTTTTTCAAGATTTTCTGGTTTCATATCTCCATTTGTTACATGAACAACTGTTTTAGCTTCTTCACCTGATTTAGTAAAGTAAAC from Gardnerella vaginalis ATCC 14018 = JCM 11026 includes these protein-coding regions:
- the rpsI gene encoding 30S ribosomal protein S9, which codes for MVDNNNSAVLENEEELTSYTTETNAGAGTGTSAVAPGYGTGRRKEAVARVRLIPGTGKWTINGRALEEYFPSRLLQREVNSPFVLLKLEGKFDVVVLVDGGGTTGQAGAIRLGVARALNAIDRDANRASLKKAGFLTRDARVVERKKAGLHKARRAPQFSKR
- the rplM gene encoding 50S ribosomal protein L13 — its product is MKTFTPKPADLTHDWYIIDATDVVLGRLASQVAILLRGKNKPTFAPHADSGNHVIIINADKIALTGNKLSKELYSHSGRPGGLRRDSYAELLEKNPKRIIVSAVRGMLPKNRLAKVQLDRLRVFTGAEHPHISQKPQVFEISQVSQQAK
- a CDS encoding metal-sensitive transcriptional regulator; this translates as MSDYNIDKEKMLVRLHRVCGQVHAVENMIEKGEDYTNILMQLSASTAALRAVALIVAHQEISKALEAAQNASDQKVTDKKVAELVDVVDHLMRYDKS
- the adhE gene encoding bifunctional acetaldehyde-CoA/alcohol dehydrogenase, translated to MAQAQEKAQETVLDEKEQSALAAKREVDELAKKAKVALEEFEKLNQEQVDRIVAKASIAALNKHLVLAKMAVEETGRGLVEDKATKNIFACEHITHYLAGQRTVGIIREDDVLGIDEIAEPVGIVAGVTPVTNPTSTAIFKSLIALKTRCPIIFGFHPFAQKCSAEAARVVRDAAIEAGAPENCIQWIEHPSIEATGALMKHPDVATILATGGPGMVKAAYSSGKPALGVGAGNAPAYVDADVDVVRAANDLVLSKHFDYGMICATEQAIIAHKDVYEPLLKELKRRKAYFVNADEKAKLEQYMFGCTSYSGQTPKLNSVVPGKSPQYIAHEAGFDIPEDAVILIAECKEVGEMEPLTMEKLAPVHALLRADNKEQGFEMCEKMLVHGAGHTAVIHTNNQQLAREYGSRMHACRIIWNSPGSLGGVGDIYNAIAPSLTLGCGSYGGNSVSGNVQAVNLINIKRIARRNNNMQWFKIPAKTYFEPNAVRYLRDMYGIERAVIVCDKVMEQLGIIDKVIDQLRARDNRVTFRIIDYVEPEPSVETVERGAEMMREEFQPDTIIAVGGGSPMDAAKIMWLLYEHPEISFADLREKFFDIRKRAFKIPPLGKKACLICVPTSSGTGSEVTPFAVITDHKTGYKYPITDYAITPSVAIVDPVLARTQPRRLACDSGFDALTHSMEAFASVYANDFTDAMALHAAKLIWDNLNDSVNSNNSERKIQAQEKMHNAATMAGMAFGSAFLGMCHAMAHTIGALCHVAHGHTNAILLPYVIRYNGQIPQEPTSWPKYNRYIAPERYQQIAKNLGIDPGKTPQEGVENLARAVENYRDNLLSMDASFKACGVDEEYYWSLLDQIGMRAYEDQCAPANPRIPQIEDMKDIAIAAYYGVSQEEGHRMRLERESK
- a CDS encoding IMPACT family protein, coding for MNNMRTVTDLCENPAHFAFVEKKSEFISDACHITTLEEAIDFVESIRLKHPKARHVAYAAVCGDNNGRLCERMSDDGEPSGTAGKPILDVVRASNLTDTVVTVTRYFGGILLGSGGLMRAYSHAAAGAIQSSKMADIIECNCFSCKVEYTQLRMFKRLLLKHNAEIMDEEYGISVDLKVCVPFEESDRFLESVKNTFSAIIIPKSCGVYSRIS
- a CDS encoding AbrB family transcriptional regulator, which codes for MSDMQDQNNLEHNDDSRSNSHDDSHEIYEPLTSIYERLRHSSNSKELHEFAVKELPDRADQAEFSRATALLEAVAGNINTPEEDRIHLATVMPFPNILVKLSQDKSDNVRLAVAKNRNAKNWLVGRLTKDSCGEVRDAALCNPQTSWKMRLEGAQTEGVGAQTLDYLASLGVGEESKDSPVLSAMVRRAVALNPGVSQSTLIALSKDKDPDVSSAALEVLNK
- the malQ gene encoding 4-alpha-glucanotransferase, giving the protein MNNKNEESTQQTSPLRRLAELMGVRSKFVGSDGIEHQIADNVLVKVLRSLCVDASTDKAIEESMQKILLERHTRLVAPTVLHTVGKEDTVIINTGILEYPTATLILEDGEQYQGDLQISPCKDDVAFPVNGTFVASSLLTIPADVPMGYHTLRISVADRVEEASLISAPESIDTLEKLEKDGKQIWGWMAQLYSIRSSKSWGVGDYADLADLLVQSKKKTGADFVLVNPLHAGEPVAPLTPSPYLPVARGMVNVTYIRPEIIPEYDSLNDKDRKTVDDLHNEVEPLNNDAQIVDRDSMWRVKMHALWIIFKSGLSAERSEEFEAFKQDMGERLESYATWCLCYDKWGAPKGEDCWEKHLTKDSDEISALCKQFPDTLEFYRWLEWIAFTQLHDAQVAAKNAGMRIGIMSDMAVGVHPAGSEVWWNPERFANGACVGAPPDYFNQQGQNWSQPPLNPFELERTGFKVYKDMVHGMFASAGAVRIDHILGLFRLWWIPEGSTPGDGAYVYYDADVMLGILAIEATRANGVVVGEDLGVVPAETLEVLAKNKVLGCTVEWFEQRDGAFREPKKWREMTLASVNTHDLPPAAGYLNYEHVNIRERLNLLSGSVEEFRAGAVKEHNAMLKMLVSGGFLDKKALENESEHEQEIVEALYRALKAAPSKLLAASIVDATGEHRAQNQPGTNDEYPNWRIPLADANCNPVLLDNLFDLPRVKSLAQIMNK